A stretch of Cellulosilyticum sp. I15G10I2 DNA encodes these proteins:
- a CDS encoding PrkA family serine protein kinase, with protein MLDFSKLILEDRKERKAAGFRGSFLEYLNILEEDRTLYQLAHERMYHLLVKSGVEMVKTEEDARLMRIYGKDVIKKYNFFKQNFYGIDYTLMKIVRYFYSAAMKGEESRQVLYLVGPVGAGKSSIIDAIKGLLEDSPPIYALEGCPMREEPLHLIPKHLRKSVEDALDVKIEGDLCPACKYRLINEFSGEYEKFPVVQTDFSIRSRKGIGVVPPVDPNNQDTSVLIGSIDISKMDLYPEDDPRVLSLNGAFNVGNRGLVEFIEVFKNDVEYLHTMITATQEKSIPSPGKNAMIYFDGVILAHSNEAEWNKFKSDHTNEAILDRIVKVEVPYCLELSEEIKIYEKMLRSSKFKSHMAPHTLEIASMFAILSRLSPSTKVDPLTKLKIYNGEEIIEKGTTKRIDIFELKEEAEREGMTGLSTRFISKAIDTALSESEHDCINPIGLMDVLTKEIKEMTISDEIKKKYLAFLQDTIKKEYHKMLEKEVTKAFIHGYKEQAEDLFNNYLDHAEAYANKTKIKDVNTGEDLNPDEEFMRSIEEQLGITQAGAKGFRQDVTSYMFSIIRNGGKVEYNCYEPLKEAIEKKLTSSVRELSRIITQSKVRNNEQSSKYDAMVDEMKNNGYCDHCCNVILKYAANNLWKD; from the coding sequence ATGTTAGATTTTTCCAAACTAATATTAGAGGATCGAAAAGAAAGAAAGGCAGCCGGATTTCGAGGGAGTTTCCTTGAATATTTAAATATTCTTGAAGAAGATCGTACGCTATATCAACTGGCGCATGAGCGTATGTATCACTTATTAGTTAAATCCGGGGTTGAGATGGTTAAGACAGAAGAAGATGCAAGGCTTATGAGAATATACGGTAAAGATGTTATTAAAAAGTATAATTTTTTCAAACAAAATTTTTATGGCATTGATTATACACTGATGAAGATTGTGAGGTATTTTTATTCAGCTGCGATGAAAGGTGAGGAATCAAGACAGGTGCTTTACCTAGTTGGTCCAGTAGGTGCAGGAAAATCTTCAATTATTGATGCCATTAAAGGACTTCTTGAAGATAGCCCCCCCATTTATGCCTTAGAAGGATGTCCTATGAGAGAGGAACCGCTTCATCTTATTCCTAAGCATCTAAGAAAATCAGTAGAAGACGCATTAGACGTTAAAATAGAAGGCGATTTATGTCCAGCGTGTAAATATAGGCTTATTAATGAGTTTTCCGGCGAATATGAGAAATTCCCTGTAGTTCAAACTGATTTTTCAATTAGATCAAGGAAAGGTATTGGTGTAGTGCCGCCAGTTGATCCTAATAATCAAGATACTTCTGTTTTAATAGGCTCAATAGATATTTCCAAGATGGACCTTTATCCTGAAGATGATCCAAGAGTTCTTTCACTTAATGGTGCCTTTAATGTAGGCAACAGAGGTCTTGTAGAATTTATTGAGGTATTTAAAAACGATGTAGAATATCTACATACTATGATCACGGCAACCCAAGAAAAGAGTATCCCGTCTCCAGGAAAGAATGCAATGATTTATTTTGATGGGGTCATTCTTGCACATTCTAATGAAGCAGAATGGAATAAGTTTAAATCTGACCATACAAATGAAGCGATATTAGACCGTATTGTTAAGGTAGAAGTGCCTTATTGCTTGGAACTTAGTGAAGAAATAAAAATCTATGAAAAAATGTTAAGAAGTTCTAAGTTTAAATCTCATATGGCACCACATACTTTAGAAATAGCATCAATGTTTGCCATTTTATCAAGACTTTCACCATCCACTAAGGTCGATCCTCTCACTAAACTTAAGATCTATAATGGTGAGGAGATTATTGAGAAAGGTACCACCAAGCGCATTGATATTTTTGAGCTTAAGGAGGAAGCAGAAAGAGAGGGCATGACAGGTTTATCTACCCGTTTTATATCAAAAGCAATTGACACGGCTCTTTCAGAATCAGAACATGATTGTATTAACCCTATAGGACTTATGGATGTACTTACAAAAGAAATTAAAGAAATGACTATTTCAGATGAAATTAAGAAGAAGTATTTAGCTTTTTTACAAGACACTATCAAAAAGGAATATCACAAGATGTTAGAAAAAGAAGTGACTAAAGCTTTTATTCATGGCTATAAAGAACAAGCAGAAGATTTATTTAACAATTATCTAGATCATGCTGAAGCGTATGCGAATAAAACAAAAATTAAAGATGTCAATACTGGAGAAGATTTAAACCCAGATGAAGAATTTATGCGTTCTATTGAAGAACAATTAGGGATAACGCAAGCAGGTGCTAAAGGTTTTAGGCAGGATGTGACGTCTTATATGTTTTCTATTATTAGAAATGGCGGAAAGGTTGAGTATAATTGTTATGAACCTCTTAAAGAAGCTATTGAGAAAAAACTAACTTCTTCTGTAAGAGAACTCTCAAGAATTATTACACAAAGTAAAGTCCGTAATAATGAACAAAGTAGTAAATACGATGCGATGGTTGATGAAATGAAAAACAATGGATACTGTGATCACTGCTGTAATGTTATCTTAAAATACGCTGCTAATAACTTATGGAAAGATTAG